The Deltaproteobacteria bacterium DNA window GGCTCGTGTGCGCCAACTCATCGTCGGGACACGCCTCCACCAGACGCTTGCCCACCTCGATGGCCTCGTCGAGGCGCTCCGTGTTGGCGTACACCATGGCCAGGGCGTGCAGCGCGTCGCCGTAGCCGGGGTCCTCTGCCAGCGCCTCCTTGTAGGACGCGATGGCCTCGTCCACCCGATCATCGGCGTACGCTTCCATGCCCTGGATGTAAAGGTCCTCTTTCGTCATGGCCTCCACCCGACGGAATTACTGTGTATTACGAAATCGTGATATTCTCAACCGGACGGGGACCGGTCTCACTCAAGCCCGCCGCCGGAACGGATCCCG harbors:
- a CDS encoding tetratricopeptide repeat protein codes for the protein MTKEDLYIQGMEAYADDRVDEAIASYKEALAEDPGYGDALHALAMVYANTERLDEAIEVGKRLVEACPDDELAHTSLSIFYQRKGMIDEAEAVGAKARTLGWKRQLAENK